The following are from one region of the Prosthecobacter sp. genome:
- a CDS encoding class I SAM-dependent methyltransferase — translation MSYAIDALFYALDVNPDISTEGRVLFLRAQEHPALEHFAGRLVCQQTWKPRAKELEAAGYRVEREAHGLFDLVLVLPDPQRDLMVADLARAHDHLAPGGLLMAAQHNDAGSKRCEQHLREVAGGAESLSKHHSRVFWATKDETKPWKADLLERWRQGTAMRRILDGRFWSRPGLFSWDRIDEGSALLAKHLPLTLAGNVADLGSGWGFLSDHLLRHCHDIDTLDIYDADADSFECARRNLGIIPTRVKAKPHWHDVTTGLDRAQYDFIVMNPPFHEGKEVDPLIGMKFIAAAAGALRPAGELWLVANRQLPYENLLNETFASVEKIIETGAYKVLQAKTPTVKPAFQRRGKRRR, via the coding sequence ATGTCCTACGCTATCGACGCCCTCTTTTACGCCCTTGATGTGAACCCTGACATCAGCACCGAAGGCCGTGTGCTCTTCCTGCGTGCGCAGGAGCATCCCGCCTTGGAGCATTTCGCCGGACGCCTCGTGTGCCAGCAGACATGGAAACCGCGTGCGAAGGAACTCGAAGCCGCCGGCTATCGCGTCGAACGCGAAGCTCATGGTCTCTTTGATCTGGTGCTCGTTTTGCCTGATCCGCAGCGTGATCTCATGGTCGCCGATCTGGCCCGTGCGCACGATCATCTGGCCCCCGGCGGCCTCCTGATGGCCGCGCAGCACAACGATGCCGGCAGCAAGCGCTGCGAGCAGCACCTGCGCGAAGTGGCAGGCGGAGCGGAATCGCTCTCCAAGCATCACAGCCGCGTCTTTTGGGCTACCAAAGACGAAACAAAGCCCTGGAAAGCCGACCTGCTCGAACGCTGGCGCCAGGGAACCGCCATGCGTCGCATTCTCGATGGGCGCTTCTGGTCACGGCCCGGCTTGTTCAGTTGGGACCGCATCGACGAAGGCTCCGCGCTGCTCGCGAAGCATCTGCCGCTCACTCTGGCCGGAAACGTGGCCGATCTCGGCAGCGGCTGGGGCTTTTTGAGCGATCACCTGCTGCGTCACTGCCACGACATCGACACGCTAGACATTTACGACGCCGATGCCGACAGCTTCGAGTGCGCCCGGCGCAATCTCGGCATCATTCCCACCCGTGTGAAAGCGAAGCCGCACTGGCACGATGTCACCACCGGCCTCGACCGTGCGCAGTATGACTTCATCGTGATGAATCCGCCCTTTCACGAGGGCAAGGAGGTCGATCCGCTCATCGGCATGAAATTTATCGCTGCGGCGGCGGGTGCGCTGCGCCCCGCAGGCGAACTCTGGCTCGTGGCCAACCGGCAGCTTCCATACGAGAACCTGCTCAACGAAACCTTTGCCAGCGTGGAGAAGATCATCGAGACGGGAGCCTACAAGGTTTTGCAGGCGAAAACCCCCACCGTGAAGCCCGCTTTTCAGCGTCGTGGCAAGCGCCGCCGCTGA
- a CDS encoding DUF932 domain-containing protein: MIANLDPQPQLIQRRAPNLILHCGASHVNLDEVRAVSTPRSTDSWCTIPHHQLITTVQRTLATTNLRIGTQAHSLSHEGQRYFGLMEMHAQKASEDYCWVLGLRNSHDKTFPTGIVAGASVFVCDNLSFSGEIKFARKHTRYIVRDLPQLVSRSIGLLLAKWHDQDKRIAAYKEAEITDIEAHDLVIRATDVGVCSNRLIPPVLHEWRAPRHDAFESRNVWSLFNAFTESLKDGNLAKLPKRTEALHGLLDTHVGLSA; this comes from the coding sequence ATGATTGCCAATCTCGATCCTCAACCTCAGCTCATCCAACGCCGCGCCCCGAATCTCATTCTGCACTGCGGAGCCTCTCACGTGAACCTCGATGAGGTCCGCGCCGTTTCCACGCCACGCTCCACCGACAGTTGGTGCACCATCCCACATCACCAGCTCATCACCACGGTGCAGAGAACTCTCGCCACCACCAACCTGCGCATCGGCACGCAAGCCCATTCGTTGTCCCATGAGGGGCAGCGTTATTTCGGCCTAATGGAAATGCACGCCCAGAAAGCCAGCGAGGATTACTGCTGGGTGCTTGGGCTACGCAACAGCCACGACAAGACATTCCCTACGGGAATCGTCGCCGGAGCCAGCGTGTTCGTCTGCGACAACCTGTCGTTCAGCGGCGAGATCAAATTCGCGCGCAAACACACCCGGTACATCGTTCGGGATCTGCCTCAATTGGTCAGCCGCTCCATCGGACTCCTGCTTGCCAAATGGCATGATCAGGACAAACGCATCGCCGCCTACAAAGAAGCCGAGATCACCGACATCGAAGCCCACGACCTCGTCATCCGCGCCACCGATGTCGGCGTCTGCTCCAACCGATTGATCCCACCCGTCCTGCACGAATGGCGCGCGCCACGACATGACGCGTTTGAATCACGCAACGTCTGGAGCCTGTTCAACGCGTTCACCGAGTCTTTGAAGGACGGCAACCTCGCCAAACTGCCCAAGCGTACCGAGGCGTTGCATGGACTGCTGGACACTCACGTTGGCTTGTCCGCGTGA
- a CDS encoding WGR domain-containing protein, whose translation MESITLYFREGPSDKVYQASIKPKDGGFMVHFAYGRRGATLSTGSKTQQPVEYQIAKGIYDKLIKEKTAKGYCPAETTAPLQHTDKIRSGILPQLLNPVESHELEKLIHDPACWMQEKKDGRRLLIHKQGDTVTGINRLGLTVALPPSLIEEASACAGDFLMDGEAIGDTLHAFDLLFIDDDDIRGRRCGERYLHLMNLLGSFQHPHIELVPSQFTTAQKQCCYHELKQRHAEGVVFKHSDAPYISGRPSAGGTQLKYKFYETASFIVAKANDKRSVSLILFENAKARPAGNVTIPPNHDVPSPGAVVECRYLYAFKESGSIYQPVYLGPRDDIRSAECTTAQLKYKAEVMQAAA comes from the coding sequence ATGGAAAGCATCACCCTCTATTTCCGCGAAGGCCCCTCCGACAAAGTGTATCAGGCCAGCATAAAGCCCAAGGATGGCGGCTTCATGGTGCACTTCGCCTATGGTCGTCGCGGTGCCACTCTCAGCACCGGCAGCAAAACTCAACAGCCCGTCGAATATCAGATCGCCAAAGGCATCTACGACAAGCTCATCAAGGAAAAGACCGCCAAGGGCTACTGCCCTGCCGAAACCACCGCTCCGCTCCAGCACACCGACAAGATCCGCTCCGGCATTCTGCCGCAGTTGTTGAACCCGGTGGAGTCACACGAGCTGGAAAAACTCATTCACGACCCGGCCTGCTGGATGCAGGAGAAGAAGGATGGCCGGCGGCTGCTCATCCACAAGCAGGGCGACACCGTCACGGGCATCAACCGCCTGGGGCTCACCGTCGCGCTGCCACCATCGCTCATTGAGGAGGCTTCGGCATGTGCCGGGGACTTTCTGATGGATGGTGAAGCCATCGGCGACACGCTGCATGCCTTCGACCTCCTGTTCATCGACGACGATGACATCCGGGGCCGACGCTGTGGCGAACGCTACCTGCACTTGATGAACCTGCTCGGTTCATTCCAACACCCGCACATCGAACTGGTCCCAAGCCAGTTTACCACGGCGCAGAAGCAATGTTGCTACCACGAGCTCAAACAGCGCCATGCTGAGGGTGTTGTCTTCAAGCACAGCGACGCTCCTTACATCTCCGGCCGTCCCAGCGCCGGTGGCACCCAGCTCAAATACAAGTTCTACGAGACCGCCTCGTTCATCGTCGCCAAGGCGAACGACAAGCGCAGCGTGTCATTGATCTTGTTCGAGAACGCAAAGGCCCGCCCCGCTGGCAACGTCACCATCCCGCCCAACCACGATGTCCCTTCACCGGGAGCCGTCGTGGAATGCCGCTACCTCTACGCGTTCAAGGAATCCGGCTCCATCTATCAGCCGGTATATCTCGGACCGCGTGATGACATCCGTTCCGCTGAATGCACCACTGCCCAGCTCAAATACAAAGCTGAGGTGATGCAGGCAGCCGCTTAA
- a CDS encoding ATP-binding cassette domain-containing protein, translating into MTETSGIQVTDLHFAYSGEGFRVHVPRLELAAGKALALAGPSGAGKSTLLRLLTGLLTPASGQVRLGSAQIDSLNHEQRRAFRLKHVGLVFQDFALLDYLTVTENILLPHQFREGSADTPVRTKAHDLADRLQISQYLDKRVSQLSQGERQRVAVARALVHEPRFVFADEPTASLDPARGRIVVDMLLEDARKRGACLVMVTHDPNLLPLFDQTVRMEDFAIA; encoded by the coding sequence ATGACCGAAACCAGCGGCATTCAAGTCACCGACCTCCACTTTGCCTACTCGGGCGAGGGCTTTCGCGTGCATGTGCCGCGCCTCGAACTCGCCGCTGGCAAGGCGCTGGCGCTGGCCGGGCCGAGCGGGGCAGGGAAGTCCACCCTGCTGCGTCTGCTCACTGGCCTGCTCACCCCCGCTTCGGGACAAGTCCGCTTAGGTTCGGCGCAAATCGATTCGCTTAATCACGAACAACGCCGTGCCTTCCGATTGAAGCACGTTGGCCTCGTGTTCCAAGACTTCGCGTTGCTCGACTACCTCACCGTCACCGAAAACATTCTGCTGCCGCACCAGTTTCGCGAGGGGAGCGCGGACACTCCTGTCCGCACCAAGGCCCACGACCTCGCCGACCGTCTTCAAATTTCTCAATACCTCGACAAACGTGTCTCCCAGCTTTCCCAAGGTGAGCGCCAGCGTGTCGCCGTGGCACGTGCGCTGGTGCATGAGCCGCGCTTTGTCTTTGCCGACGAGCCCACCGCCTCGCTCGATCCGGCGCGTGGACGCATCGTCGTCGATATGCTTCTCGAAGACGCGCGCAAACGCGGCGCGTGCCTGGTGATGGTCACGCACGATCCGAATCTGCTGCCGCTCTTTGATCAAACCGTGCGCATGGAGGACTTCGCCATCGCATGA
- a CDS encoding ABC transporter permease has translation MSAAFHLAARYVLRHRFQSALLAAALGLVFALPLCLRVLIDHAQQELRARAAATPQIVGTRGSALDLLMTALYFKRENLLPLPFGALAELRQNHSATAIPLHIRYQAQGAPVVGTELEYFTFRSLPLASGKQLSRLGDCVVGANLAQQRHLQPGGHVFSTPEQAFDMAGVYPLKMRVTGVLAPNGTPDDDAVFVDLKTTWLIEGRSHGHDDLKQDESVVLKQEEGNIVGNAAVRMFNEVTDTNIATFHFHGDLATYPISAVILLPQDAKSEALLAGQFARSKDQQLIRPRDEMESLLAQLVRLEGFAASALLLTATAALFVTALVFALSFRLRQREFATLEDVGVSRLSLVTVKVLEILFVGVAAVLIGLLLLLLASFAAPHLLRWAL, from the coding sequence ATGAGCGCCGCCTTCCATCTCGCGGCGCGCTACGTGCTGCGGCATCGCTTTCAAAGCGCGCTGCTCGCCGCAGCGCTGGGCCTCGTCTTTGCGCTGCCGCTGTGTCTGCGGGTCTTGATTGATCATGCGCAGCAGGAACTTCGCGCGCGTGCCGCCGCCACGCCACAGATCGTCGGCACGCGCGGCAGTGCGCTCGACCTGCTGATGACGGCGCTCTATTTCAAACGCGAAAACCTCCTGCCGCTGCCGTTCGGCGCGCTGGCCGAGCTGCGTCAGAACCACTCCGCCACCGCCATCCCGCTGCACATCCGCTATCAGGCGCAGGGAGCGCCGGTTGTGGGCACCGAACTGGAATACTTCACGTTTCGCAGCCTGCCTCTCGCCTCCGGCAAACAACTCAGCCGCCTGGGCGATTGCGTCGTCGGTGCGAACCTCGCGCAGCAGCGCCATCTCCAGCCCGGCGGTCATGTCTTTTCCACGCCCGAGCAGGCCTTCGACATGGCGGGTGTCTATCCTCTGAAGATGCGCGTCACCGGCGTCCTCGCGCCGAACGGCACGCCCGATGACGATGCCGTGTTTGTCGATCTGAAGACCACCTGGCTCATCGAAGGCCGCTCGCATGGCCATGACGATCTGAAGCAGGACGAATCCGTTGTGTTGAAGCAGGAGGAGGGCAACATCGTCGGCAACGCCGCCGTGCGCATGTTCAACGAAGTCACGGATACCAACATCGCCACCTTCCACTTCCACGGCGACCTCGCCACCTACCCGATCAGCGCCGTGATCCTGTTGCCGCAGGATGCGAAGAGTGAAGCCCTGCTCGCCGGTCAGTTTGCCCGCTCCAAAGACCAGCAGCTCATCCGTCCGCGCGATGAAATGGAATCTCTGCTCGCGCAGCTCGTGCGTCTCGAAGGTTTTGCCGCCAGCGCGTTGCTGCTCACCGCCACGGCGGCGTTGTTTGTGACCGCGCTCGTGTTTGCCCTCTCCTTCCGCCTGCGTCAGCGCGAATTCGCCACCCTCGAAGACGTGGGCGTCTCGCGCCTCTCCCTCGTCACTGTCAAAGTGCTCGAAATCCTCTTCGTCGGCGTGGCCGCCGTTCTCATCGGCCTGCTGCTGCTGCTGCTCGCCTCCTTCGCCGCCCCGCACCTGCTGCGCTGGGCACTCTAA
- a CDS encoding nucleoside transporter C-terminal domain-containing protein, with protein MERLICILGLAVFVALAWAMSSNRRLFPWRTVMAGLGLQMVFGALILRTDGGKAVFVFLDKAFSKLLSFGNEGVGLVFGPLADRTQMTTAFDKDHAFVFALTITGSIVLVSALSSLLYHYGVLQLVVKGAAWVMRRIMHTSGSETLAAAANIFMGQTEAPLVIKPYLARMTRSELMCLMVGGMATIAGGVLAAYVSFGISAGHLLTASVMSAPAAMMMAKILLPETEVSETAHGAHKPIERETANGIDALCHGASDGIKLAINVMAMLIAFVAVVALANYLLSLGLRAFGQNVPQPLQLMLGWLNAPCAWLMGVPWQDCGKVGALLGERVVLNEFLAYLHLSQQTAAISPRSAEITTYALCGFANFASIAIQIGGIGALVPQRRTELAQIGLKAMFGGLLACYCTACVAGLLL; from the coding sequence ATGGAACGTCTCATCTGCATTCTGGGCCTTGCGGTGTTCGTGGCGCTGGCGTGGGCCATGTCGTCGAACCGGCGGTTGTTTCCGTGGCGAACGGTGATGGCGGGGCTGGGGCTGCAGATGGTCTTTGGCGCGCTGATTCTACGGACGGACGGCGGCAAGGCGGTCTTCGTGTTTCTCGACAAGGCCTTCAGCAAGCTGCTCAGCTTCGGAAATGAAGGCGTGGGCCTGGTGTTTGGACCGCTGGCGGACCGGACGCAGATGACGACGGCGTTCGACAAGGACCACGCCTTTGTCTTCGCGCTGACGATCACCGGCAGCATCGTGCTCGTCTCGGCGCTGTCCTCGCTGCTGTATCATTACGGTGTGCTGCAACTGGTCGTCAAAGGCGCGGCCTGGGTGATGCGCCGCATCATGCACACCAGCGGCAGCGAAACGCTGGCCGCCGCCGCGAACATTTTCATGGGACAGACCGAAGCCCCGCTCGTCATCAAGCCCTACCTCGCCCGCATGACGCGCAGCGAGCTGATGTGCCTGATGGTCGGCGGCATGGCGACCATCGCTGGCGGCGTGCTGGCGGCCTATGTGTCCTTCGGCATCTCCGCCGGACATTTGCTCACCGCCTCCGTGATGAGCGCTCCCGCCGCGATGATGATGGCAAAGATCCTCCTGCCCGAAACCGAGGTGAGCGAAACGGCCCATGGCGCGCACAAGCCCATCGAACGCGAAACCGCCAACGGCATCGACGCCCTCTGCCACGGCGCGAGTGACGGCATCAAGCTCGCCATCAACGTCATGGCCATGCTCATCGCCTTCGTCGCCGTGGTGGCGCTGGCGAATTACCTGCTCTCGCTCGGCTTGCGTGCCTTCGGTCAAAACGTGCCGCAGCCGCTGCAGCTCATGCTTGGCTGGCTCAATGCGCCCTGTGCCTGGCTCATGGGCGTGCCGTGGCAGGATTGCGGCAAGGTGGGCGCGCTGCTCGGCGAGCGTGTCGTGCTGAACGAATTCCTCGCCTACCTGCATCTCAGTCAGCAAACGGCGGCCATCTCGCCCCGCAGCGCGGAGATCACCACCTATGCACTGTGCGGCTTCGCCAATTTCGCCAGCATCGCCATCCAGATCGGCGGTATCGGCGCGCTGGTGCCGCAACGCCGGACGGAACTGGCCCAGATCGGCCTTAAAGCCATGTTTGGCGGCCTGCTGGCCTGCTATTGCACCGCTTGTGTCGCGGGATTGCTGCTCTAA
- a CDS encoding DNA polymerase III subunit beta: protein MKPIPLPIAELKAALAGLSKVINPKASLPVLHHLKVERTADGWIALTGTDLDRFVTMRLEHPTAGPPATILLPYDQLAQVVKNCGRGETIEVESSPDASIIRFPLGNEFGESKLAFVAPEEFPVTPRLQADAIPLPAGVRESILEAMDCASIDSSRYVLNGTFIDISNPKANYIIGTDGKHLYSANSFSLPLKRSLIIPNHKFLGWKEFNADGEWQLKANDKHVQLSSRRWRFITKQIEGNYPDWRVTVPHPSAVKTHITIAPAKLETLIRLIQRMPCHDERLFCIGLEWKQGQFLLLGKDSYAEPWLRVPVPDVQAAGPEITIFVNRKLLIKALHYGLNTISLMEQDAPLRFHSQGRQMIVMPLRAVASPPQMEAKPAPAPVRLPSSRPPPPTPTQASKPMITTPNSEGPTSNDSKSALEEAIDLTLQIRDKFTDGFNLLRDLSLKLKSIHREHKTSSKEFNSVRTTLRTLQSLKL from the coding sequence ATGAAACCCATCCCACTCCCCATCGCGGAACTGAAAGCCGCGCTCGCCGGCCTCAGCAAAGTGATCAACCCCAAAGCCTCGCTGCCAGTGCTGCATCACCTCAAAGTCGAACGCACCGCCGATGGTTGGATCGCCCTGACCGGCACCGACCTCGACCGGTTCGTCACCATGCGTCTTGAACATCCCACCGCAGGCCCGCCTGCCACCATCCTGCTTCCTTACGATCAACTCGCTCAAGTCGTCAAAAACTGCGGCAGGGGCGAGACCATCGAGGTCGAGTCCAGCCCAGACGCCAGCATCATCCGCTTCCCCCTGGGGAATGAGTTCGGTGAATCGAAGCTCGCCTTCGTTGCACCGGAAGAGTTTCCCGTCACACCGCGCCTCCAGGCGGACGCCATCCCTCTGCCAGCCGGTGTTCGCGAGTCGATCCTCGAAGCGATGGACTGCGCCAGCATCGACAGCAGTCGTTACGTGCTCAACGGCACATTCATCGACATCAGCAATCCCAAGGCCAACTACATCATCGGCACGGATGGCAAACATCTGTACAGCGCGAACTCGTTCTCGCTGCCGTTGAAGCGCTCCCTCATCATTCCGAACCACAAGTTCCTCGGCTGGAAGGAGTTCAACGCGGACGGTGAATGGCAGCTCAAGGCCAATGACAAACACGTCCAGCTCTCCAGCCGACGCTGGCGGTTCATCACCAAGCAGATCGAAGGCAACTACCCTGACTGGCGCGTGACGGTTCCCCATCCGAGCGCTGTCAAAACCCACATCACCATCGCCCCGGCCAAACTGGAAACTCTCATCAGGCTCATCCAGCGCATGCCCTGTCACGATGAGCGGTTGTTCTGCATCGGCCTGGAATGGAAGCAGGGACAGTTCCTGCTCCTCGGCAAGGACAGCTATGCCGAACCCTGGTTGCGCGTGCCGGTGCCCGATGTGCAAGCCGCAGGTCCGGAGATCACGATCTTCGTCAACCGCAAGCTGCTCATCAAAGCACTGCACTACGGTCTCAACACGATCAGCCTCATGGAACAAGACGCTCCCCTGCGGTTCCACAGCCAAGGGCGGCAAATGATCGTGATGCCTCTACGCGCTGTGGCATCCCCTCCACAGATGGAAGCAAAACCCGCACCCGCTCCAGTTCGTCTGCCGTCATCCCGGCCTCCACCCCCAACACCAACCCAAGCAAGCAAACCCATGATCACTACCCCAAACTCTGAAGGACCGACATCCAACGACAGTAAATCCGCCCTCGAAGAAGCCATCGACCTGACCCTGCAAATCCGGGACAAGTTCACCGATGGGTTCAATCTCCTGCGTGACCTGTCCCTGAAGCTGAAGTCCATCCACCGCGAACACAAGACCAGCAGCAAGGAATTCAACTCGGTGCGCACCACCCTGCGCACCCTGCAAAGCCTCAAACTCTAA
- a CDS encoding PD-(D/E)XK nuclease family protein produces the protein MNTLAEAPPPEARSEKDIIAGLQEKISASRLSLFLQCRLKFYFRYVLRLPKPKTPSLHLGSAVHTVLKTWNKARWLQQPLSLKAVHQTYLKAWADTTEGPVQWEPGEEEADKTTGWRLCDTYLRESHVPADLKPDAVEVPVEADLTSHGLPRLIGVLDLVQQRQIIDYKTASSTPNPDKAAHSNEIQTSSYSELYRHNTGAIETGVQLHHLVKLKNPKVVITTLPPMRPPQQTRLFKQMEAYLDGLQRQHFVPSPGMQCLSCEFFNECRRWH, from the coding sequence ATGAACACGCTCGCTGAAGCTCCACCTCCGGAAGCACGCAGCGAGAAGGACATCATCGCCGGGTTGCAGGAAAAGATCTCAGCTTCACGGCTGTCCCTGTTCCTGCAATGCCGGCTGAAGTTCTACTTCCGCTATGTGCTCAGGCTGCCAAAACCCAAGACACCCTCGCTCCATCTCGGCAGCGCGGTTCACACCGTGTTGAAGACCTGGAACAAGGCACGCTGGCTGCAGCAGCCGCTTTCGCTCAAGGCGGTTCATCAGACCTACCTCAAAGCGTGGGCGGACACCACCGAAGGCCCCGTGCAGTGGGAACCCGGTGAAGAAGAGGCCGACAAGACCACCGGCTGGCGCCTCTGTGACACCTACCTCCGGGAAAGTCACGTGCCTGCCGATCTCAAGCCCGATGCCGTGGAAGTGCCGGTTGAGGCTGATCTCACGTCTCACGGCCTGCCACGCTTGATCGGCGTCCTCGATCTGGTGCAGCAACGCCAGATCATCGACTACAAGACCGCGTCATCCACGCCCAACCCGGACAAGGCCGCCCACTCCAACGAGATTCAGACCAGCAGTTATTCCGAGCTTTACCGCCACAACACTGGCGCGATTGAAACCGGCGTGCAGCTGCATCATCTGGTCAAACTCAAGAACCCCAAAGTGGTGATCACCACGCTGCCTCCGATGCGGCCGCCGCAGCAAACCCGGCTGTTCAAGCAAATGGAAGCCTACCTCGACGGCTTGCAGCGCCAGCATTTCGTCCCGTCGCCCGGGATGCAATGCCTGAGCTGTGAGTTCTTCAACGAGTGCCGCCGCTGGCACTGA